In the Rubrivivax gelatinosus IL144 genome, TCACCGGCGGCGACGCGGTTGGCCGCGTCCACCGCCTCGCGCAGCGGCCGCACCACCGAACGTGTCATCAGCACGGCGGCGCCGATGCCGAGCAGCGTGCCGAACAGGCCCCCGACGAACAGCAAGCGGGTGGCCAGGGTCTCGTCCTCGGACGCCGTGACGGCGCCGCGCGAGGCCAGTTCGACCATGTGAGCGATCCAGGCCTTGCCCGCGCGGTCGGCGGCTGTGAACGCCTGCGCCGAGTCGCCGAGCATCAGCTTGGAGGCGCGGTCCTCGAGCGAGGCGTCGCCGGCGGATGCGCGCGACATGGCCTCGATGTCGGGCCACAACCTGCGATAGGTCTCGACGGCGGCCTTGAAGGCTTCGGTGTTGCGACGGTCGGTGTCGTCGCTGATGTCCTCGCGGAAGTACCTCGCGAGGCTCTCGTCGAGCGACTTGTCGACGCCGGCGATGCGGGCCTGGATCTGTTCCTTCTCGGCCAGGTCGCCGGTCGAGAGGTGGCGGTATTCGAGGATGCGACGGTCGGACAGGTAGCCCCGCGCCTCGTTCATCGTGGTCAGGCTGGGGACGATGTTGGTCGTGAAGTAGCGGACGTTGCCGGCGATCGAGTGCGTCTGGGTCGCGGCCGTGATCGACATCGCGATCATCAGCACGACCAGCAAGCCGAACGCCAGGCCCAGACGCGGGCCTATCTTGAGTTTCGCGAGCATGAGGGACCTCTTTCTTGTTCGTGGTTGACGGTACGAGAGCGCGAGTTCGACGCGCTGCCCGCGCTGACATACGCAGGCAGAACCCGTGGCCGAGCCATTGCGGCGGCTTACGACGCGCAGAACGTGCCGCTCGCCCGGGCCGCGATCGGCGCCTTGGGGTTCTTCGTGTCTTTCATTCGGCCATCGAGGCCAAGAATGAAGCCGATTTCTGCGACTTGCGCGCTTCAACCGCTTTGGCGAAGCCGGCGCTTCATCGCGCGGAAGGAGTCGCGCGCAGCGGCTTGGCCTGCGCCGCGTCAAGCCAGGACACCCCGAGGGCAGCTTCTGTCATCGAAACCGGCTTGTTGCCCGTTGGTGTCTGAATGGTGAATTGCCACCACAATCGCTGTGGGCATCAGACCCACAGTACCCACGACAGTCCCGAGGATCACCGATGAGCCGCGATCCCTTGCGCCGCTTCAGCCCCATTGCCGCCGCCTGCGCGGCCCTACTCGCCGTCGGCGCCGTGCGCCCGGCCTCGGCCCAGCAGGCCCCGACGACGGCGACGCCGCCGTCCAAGGCCGAGCGCATCGAGATCACCGGCTCGCGCATCAAGCGCACCGAGGACGAGAGCGCGCTGCCAGTGCAGGTGATCACGCGCGAGGAGATCATCAAGTCCGGCGTCACGACCGCCGCCGAGGCGATGCGCAACCTCAGCGCCAATAGCGGCGGCCTGAGCGACGGCGGCAGCATCAGCCCCGGCGCCTACGACCAGAAGGGCTTCAATTCAGCCAATCTGCGCGGCATCGGCACCTCGTCGACGCTGGTGCTGCTCAACGGCCGGCGCATGGCCAACTTCGCCTCGCCCGGCGACGACGCCGGCGTCGACCTGAACAACATCCCGGCGGCGGCGATCGACCGCATCGAGGTGCTGCTGGACGGCGCTTCGGCCGTCTACGGCACCGACGCGATCTCCGGCGTCATCAACTTCATCACGCGCAAGGACTACACCGGCGCCGAGGTCAACGTCTACGTCGGCGACAGCCAGGAAGGCGGCGCTGGCAAGCGCGCCGCGTCGGTCACCGCCGGCTACGGCACGCTGGCCGACAACGGCTTCAACATCTTCGGCGTCTTCGACGTGCAGCGCACCGATGCGCTCAGCACCTCGCAGCGCAGCTTCATCAAGGACCTGAAGATCCCCGAGCGGCTGCCGCACCTGCTGTCGGGCTACACGAGCCCGGCCAACATCCGGCTCAGCGGCGATCAGCTGGAGTACCTGCAGTCGCAGGGCGTGCAGATCAACGGTTCGCTGATCGACAGCCGCACGATCAACTTCTCGGCGCCGAACTGCAACCCGCCGGCCAACCTGCACCTGCCCACCGGCACCGGCGGCGCGCAAGCCTGTACCTACGACTACATGCGCGACACCGAGCTGTACCCGAAGTCCGAGAAGCTGAGCTTCCTGGGCCGCGGCGTCACCGAGATCGCCGGCGGGCACGAACTCTTCGCCGAAGTGGCGCTGGCGCGCGCCAAGACCTGGTACGTCGGCTCGGCCGCACGCGTCACCGGCACCATCGACTACTCGCTGGTGCCCGAACTCGCCGGCCTTAGCGGCCTGCAGGACGTCGACCCGGAGATCGAGCTGCGCATGCGGCTGGAAGAAGCCGGCAGGCGCACCAGCGAGCTCACCAGCACCAGCCAGCGCTACGTCGTCGGCATGAGCGGCAGCGTCGGCGACTGGGACTACGAGTGGGGGCTCAACCACAGCGTCAGCTCCGTCTCCGACCGCGACACCCACGGCTACCTGCTCTACAACGAGCTGATGCAAGGCATCGCCGACGGCCTGGTGAACCCCTTCGGGCCGTCGTCGGCCGCCGGACAGGCGCTGATCGACAGCATCCAGGTCGACAACGTCGTGCGCCGCGCGCGCGGCACGATGGACTCGCTGGACTTCAGCGTGACGCGCTCGTTCGGCAAGCTCGACGGCGGGCCGATCGGCGTCGCGCTGGGCGGCGAACTGCGGCGCGAGAAGAGCACCTTCAATCCGTCGGCGCTGCTGATGAGCGACAACATCAACAACGACTTCGCGCCCGAAGGCGGCGAGGCCACCAGCGACCAGCGCCGCGTCGCCGCGTTCTACGGCGAGATGCAGCTGCCGCTGACGAAGAAGCTGGAGCTGCAGCTCGCCGCGCGTTTCGACCATTACGAAGGCGTCGGCAACACGGCCAATCCGAAGATCGGCGCGCGTTACCTGGTGAGCCCGCAGTGGCTGCTGCGCAGCTCGTTCGGCACGGGCTTCCGCGCGCCGTCGATGAACGACCTGCACCGTCCGACGCAGTACGGTACGACCTCGACGCTGCCCGACCCGGTGTACTGCGCCACCGTCGACAACGACTTGGCCGACTGCGCCTGGAACTGGGACACGCGCCACTACAGCAACGCCAAGCTCAAGCCCGAGCACTCGCGCCAGTTCTCGCTGGGCACGGTGTTCAACCCGCACCCGCTGTGGAGCGTGAGCCTGGACTACTGGAACATCCAGAAGCGCGACGTCATCAGCGAGGTCGGCGACGACGTGATCCTGGCCAACCTCGACAAGTTCGAGAACCTCGTGCACCGCTACAACGAGAACGAGGGCCTGGACGGTTGCGACTACAACCCCGACGACAACTCGATCTGCTACATCGAGATGCGCAAGGAGAACCGCGGCCGGCAGAAGGCTTCGGGCCTGGACATCGTCGTCGAGATGAAGGGGCTGAAGACGCCGGCGGGCGTGTTCGGCACGCGGCTGGCCGGCACCTGGATGCTGCAGTCCGAGCAGCAGCCCAGCCCTGAACTGGGCTACATCAGCAACCTGGGCCGCTTCGTCACCGACGGCGTCGTGCAGCGCTGGCGCCACCGCCTGAGCTTCGACTGGGAACGCGGCGCCTGGAGCGCGAGCATCGGCAACACCTACTACTCGGGCTACAAGGACCAGAACTCGGCGATCAACACCGACGACGGCAGCGTCGTCGCGAAGAACCGGGTCAAGGCCTATTCGCTGTGGGACCTGTCGGGCGCCTACGAAGTCTCCAAGGACTTCACCGTGCGCGCCGGCGTGCAGAACGTGTTCGACACGGCGCCGCCGTTCTCCAACCAGGCCTACTACTTCATCTCGGGCTACGACCCGAGCTACACGGATCCGCGCGGCCGCTTCTTCTACGTGTCGGCGCGCTACCAGATCCACTGAACGCCGCGAGGCGCCACCGCCCGGGTGGCGCCTGCGCGACGGCGGCTGATGAAGCTCAGCCGCGGCGACGGCGCGCGGCCGCCAGACCCAGCAGCGCCATCGAGGCCAGCGCCAGCGTCGCCGGCTCGGGGATCGCCTCGCCGGTGACACGCACGTTGATGTCGCTGGACTTGTCCCAGCCGTTGCCCTGGCTGTCGACGACCTGCACCGCGCCCAGGTCGCTCTTATCGAAGATCAGGTACTTGCCGTCAGCGCCCTGCTGCGGCGTGCCGCTGAGCGCGGCATTGGAGGCGTGGCTCCACCACTCGTATTGATCGCCGTCGACACCGAAGTAATAGGTGACGCCGCCGTCGATCACGAGGTTCAGGTTGCTGAACACCGTCTGCGCGATGCCGTAGACGCCGCCACCCCAGCCTTCGTAGGTGTCGGTGACGCCATCGGCATAGCTGACGAAGGAATGCGTGATGTTCGGATTGCTGTTGGCATTGCCGCTGACGGCGCCTTCGGACACCCGCGACAGCGCGCTGCCGGCACGGCCGAAATAAAGCGCGATGTTGGCCACGTCCAGCGACAGCGGATCGAACTGCGCACCCCAGACGGTGATCGTGTCGATGCGGTACTTCTCGCCGGTCACGCCGATGCTGAAGTCGTCACCGGTGAACTCGGTGCCGCTCGCCGACCACGTGACGTTGCTGCGCGCGGCACCGGCGGCGTTGTTGAGGTTCAGGCTGGGCAGGCCGCGGTCGAACAGCAGCGGCGCGGCAGCCACGGGTTGCGAAACGGCGAACAGGCAGGCTGCCGACAGGGCAGCGGACAGGAGAGTCTTTTTCATCTTGGCGCTGATGGTCTGATTGATCTGGCGCAACGTCGCGCATTGGCGCGACATTGCCTGACGTAGCGTTTCCAGAGATTGCAATCGCCGTGCCCTCCTCTGCAAAACGCAGGCAAACCATTGGCGCAGAAGAAGCAATTCGGCAGCGCGAGAAAAGCCGAAGCGATGGCGACGCGGCGAATGTCAAATCGATCGACAGTTGACATTCCAATCGCCTTGCGACTGGACCGAAGCATCTGAAGCGATGCCTGCGCGCAAAGCGCCGTGATCGAAACCGTGCCGGACCTGAGCGTCCGGGGCCGCGCCGCACGATGCGTGCGCGCGAAGGCAGAAAAGACAAAGGCCCCGGCATTTCTGCCGGGGCCTTGTTCCTACCGTTTGGTAGGCGCGATTGGACTCGAACCAACGACCCCCACCATGTCAAGGTGGTGCTCTAACCAGCTGAGCTACGCGCCTGAAGAGCCTATGACTATATACGAGATCCGATTTTTTGCAAATACCCGACTGCTTTACCAGACCAAATTAGCGCAGCGATCGGGCCTCAGCGGCGCCGCGCGTGGCGCACGCCGCCGATGCCGGCCAGGTGCTTGAGCACCTGCGCCAGACGCGCGGTGTCGGACACCTCGATGGTAAACGTCATCCACGCGGTGCCGCCGCGCGCGTCCTTGACGCTCTGCGTGTGCACGCCGATGACGTTCATCTTCTCCTTGGCGAAGACCTCGGAGATGTCGCGCAGCAGGCCCTGGCGGTCGCTGGCCTCGATGATCACGTCCAGCGGGTAGACGCCGTCGCGCTCGCGACCCCACTCGACCTCGATGACGCGCCCCGGGTCCTTCTGCGCCATGTGGCGGAAGTTGGTGCAGTCGCGGCGGTGGATGGCCACGCCCTTGGCGCGCGTGACGAAGCCGCCGATCGTGTCGGGCGGCGCCGGGCGGCAGCAGCGCGCCAGCGTCGTCAGCAGCGAATCGACGCCGACGACCAGCACCCCGCCCTTGCCCTTGCCGCTGCCTTCGTGGCGCGGCCGGCGCAGCGCGATGCCTTCGTCCTCCTCGGCCGGCGCCGGCGCGGCCGGGCGCAGGATCTGCTCGATGTTGCGCAGCGAGAACTCGTCCTTGCCGACGACCTCGAACAGCGCGTCCGCCGTCTTGAAGCCCAGCTGCTCGGCCAGCGACTCGAGCTTGACCGCGGTCTTGCCCTCGCGCTGCAGCAGCTTCTCGACCAGCTCGCGGCCGCGCGCGATCGTCAGCCCCTGCGCCTGGGCGTTGAACCAGGCGCGCACCTTGGCCTTGGCACGCGGGCTCTTCAGATAGCCCAGCTCGGGGTTGAGCCAGTCCATCGACGGCCCGCCTTCCTTGGCGGCGACGATCTCGATCGTCTGCCCCGAGACCAGCGCCGTGTTCAGCGGCACCATGGCGCCGTCGACCCGCGCGCCGCGGCAGCGGTGGCCCAGGTCGGTGTGCAGCGCGTAGGCGAAGTCCACCGGCGTGCCGCCCACCGGCAGGTCGATGACGTTGACCTGCGGCGTGAAGACGTAGATGCGGTCGTCGAACACCGCCGAGGCGGTGGCGTCCTGCGTCGTCGCGAAGTCGCGTTCCCAGGCCAGCAGCTCGCGCAGCACGGCCTTGCGCGCCTCGGCCAGGCGCTCGTTGAAGTCGCCCGCGGCGCTGACGCCGGCGTAGCCGCGCACGCCGGCTTCCTTGTACATCCAGTGTGCGGCGACGCCGTGCTCGGCGTGCTCGTGCATCGCGCGCGTGCGGATCTGCACTTCCAGCGCCCGGCCGTCGTCGTCGAGCACGACGGTGTGCAGCGACTGGTAGCCGTTGGGCTTGGGCCGCGCGATGTAGTCGTCGTACTCGCCGTCGACGGCGCGGTAGCACTCGTGCACACGCGACAGCGCCGCGTAGCAGCCGGCGACGTCGTCGACGATGACACGCAGCGCGCTCAGGTCGAAGACACGCTCGATCGGCAGCCCCTTGCCGCGCATCTTCTTCCAGATGCTGTGCAGATGCTTCGGCCGGCCGTAGACCTCGGCGCGCAGGCCGGCCTCGGCCAGGCGCTCGCGCAGGCGGCGGCGCGCGCCTTCGATGCGCTGCTCGCGCTCGACACGCTTCTCGTCGAGCAGGCGCGCGATGCGCTTGTACTCGTCGGGCTGCAGGAAGCGGAAGGCCAGGTCCTCCAGCTCCCACTTGATCTGCCAGATGCCCAGGCGGTTGGCCAGCGGCGCGAAGATCTGCTGCGTCTCCTCGGCCAGCACTTCCGGACAGGGGACACGCTCGGCGGCGTACCAGCGCAGCGTCTGCAGCCGCGACGCCAGGCGCAGCAGCACGACACGCAGGTCGTGCGAGAAAGCGAGCAGCATCTTGCGCACCTGCTCGGCCTGCTGCTGGCGCTGCGCCTCCAGCACCGTCGCGGCCCGCGTGGCGCGCTGGATCTGCACCAGGCGCCGGGTGTGCGTCACCAGGCTGGCGTAGGACTGGCCGAAGGCCTTGGCGACCATCTCCTCGGGGTGCTGGAGGTAGTCGCCGGCGTAGACCAGGTAGGCGGCGGCGCGCATCGACGGCGCCGCGCCGATGGCCTGCAGGATCGCGGCGACACCGTCGGCGTGCACCAGCGCGGGCTCGCCGGTGTCGAGCAGGTGACCGGCCAGCAGCGGCTCGGCAAAAGCGCGGGCGCGTTCGAGCGCGGCGGCGCCGTCTTCGGCGACACCGGTTTCACGCGCCGCCAGTTCGACGATCGCGGCCGCGTCGACGGCCGCTTCGGAAGGTTCGGCGGTTCTCATCAGGACAAGAGGAAATCGCGGACGACGGCGCGCTGCTCCGGCTGCACCAGCATCGGCGCGTGGCCGACCCCGGCGAACTCGTGCAGCTGCGCACGCGGGCCGCGGCGCGTCATCGCCTCGGCGGTGGCGCGCGACAACAGATCGGAATCGGCGCCGCGCAACAGCAGCGTCGGGCAGCCGAGGCCGTCCCAGGCGGCCCACAGCGCGGCTTCGCCGGCGGCGGCGATCTCGGGCGTCATCGCCCGGAACGGGACCGCGATCGCCGGGTCGTAGTGCGGGATCCAGCCGTCGCCGTCGGCGACGAGCTGCGGCCGGGTCAGCGCCAGCCATTGTTCGGGCGTGTGCGAGCCGAAACCCAGCGACACCTGGCGGATCGCCTCGGCGGCGTCCTCGACGCTGGCCCAGCGCACCGGCTGGCCGAGGTAGCCCTTGATGCGCTCCAGCGCCGCCGGCTCGATCGCCGGGCCGACGTCGTTGAGCACCAGGCGGCGCACCGGCGAGCCGGCCAGGCTGGCGACGCCCAGGCCGATCAGCCCGCCCATCGAGGTGCCGACCCAGTCGACCGTGTCGACGTCCAGCCGCGCCAGCAGCGTGACGATGTCGGCGACGTACTGCGGCACCGTGTAGCCCGCCGGGTCGGCGAGCCGACCGCTGCGGCCGCGGCCGACGATGTCGGGGCAGACCACGCGCAACTGCGGCGCCAGGTCCATCGCCAGCGTGTCGAAGTCGCGCCCCTGGCGCGACAGGCCGTGCACGCAGACCACCGCGTGGCGCGCCGACGGATCGCCCCACTCCCAGTACGCCATGCGGTGCAGGCCCCGGGAATCCAGGCAAGACACGTCAGCAAGGCGGGGGTTCATGGGGGGCGACGAGGATGGTTGGCGCGGGAAGCGGTCCCGATAATCGTCCCATCGTAGCAACCGGCAAGGGGACGGCACATGCTCCAAGGAAAGACGGCGCTGGTGACGGGCTCGACGAGCGGCATCGGCCTCGGCATGGCGGTGGCGCTCGCGCAGCAGGGTGCGAAGCTGATGCTCAACGGCTTCGGCGACGTCGACGCCGCGCTGCAGACGGTGCGCGCCGCCGGCTCCGGCGAAGTCGCCTACCACGGCGCCGACATGCGCCGGCCCGACGAGATCGAGGATCTGGTGCACCAGTGCGAGCGCCAGTTCGGCGGCCCGGACATCGTCGTCAACAACGCCGGCATCCAGCACGTCGCGCTGGTCGAGGATTTCCCGGTCGAGCGCTGGGACGCGATCATCGCGATCAACCTCAGCTCGGCCTTCCACACGATGCGTGTGGCGCTGCCGGGCATGAAGCATCGCGGCTGGGGGCGCGTCATCAACGTCGCCTCGGTGCACGGGCTGGTGGCCTCGGCCGGCAAGAGCGCCTACGTCGCGGCCAAACACGGCATCGTCGGGCTGACGCGTGCCGCGGCGCTGGAATGCGCACGCAGCGGCGTCACCGTCAACGCGATCTGCCCCGGCTGGGTGCTGACGCCGCTGGTGCAAAAGCAGATCGACGCCCGCGCCGCCGAGCACGGGCTGTCGAACGAGGAAGCCGAGCGCCAGCTGCTGGCCGAGAAGGAGCCTTCGCTGCGCTTCACGACGCCCGAGCAACTGGCGGCGCTGGCGCTGTTCCTGTGTTCGCCGGCCGGTGACAACGTGCTCGGCACGGCCTGGAACATGGACGGCGGCTGGACGGCGCAGTAAGCCCCGCCCTGCCCTGCCGCGTCGGCTACTTGGCCGACATCTGCACGCTGCCCGAGACGCTGACCGTGACGCTGGCCTTGCCGGCTTCGACCGGCAGCGCCTCGTCGGCCATCGCGGCACGCGCCTTCATCGCCATCGGGAACACGCCCGACGGCGGCTCGCTGGCCGACACCGAGACCTCGCGAATGCCCCAGCCGCCGAAACCGAACTGGCGGCTGATCGTGTCCGCCTTGGCGCGAAAGCGCGCGATCGCCTCGGCCGACAGCTCGGCTTCGGCCTTCTCGCGCGCTTCGCGCGACAGCGAGTAGCCGACGCGTGCGATGGTCATCGTCTGCACCCGCCCGGTCAGCTGGGCGATGCCGGCGACGTCGCGGCCCTCGGCCACCAGCTCGGCGCTGCCCTGCCAGCCGTTGGCCACGCCTTTGCTGGAGTAGCGCGGGTACAGCGAGAAGCCGCCGGTGTGCAGCTCGATCTGGCCCGGCTTGGCGACCTTGCGCGCCTCGGCCAGCGCGGCGTCCAGCGCCTGCTTGAGCTGGGACTGCACGGTCTGCGCGTCGGGGCCTTCGCGCGAGGTCGAGAAGCTCACCGACAGCATGTCGCGCGGCACCTCGGCGGTGGCACTGGCCGACAGGCTGACGACGTTCTGCGGCGGCGGCAGCGTCTGCGCCTGGGCGGCGGCGGCGAGGCCGAACGCGGCGGCGGCGAAGGCCTTTCGGGCAAAGGGCATCACAACGTTTCCTTTCAGGAGCAAGGGTTGCTGACGAGGTTTCCCTCGTACAACGCGGGAACGGACCCCCGTGCGTGGCCGGAACGCCGCAAGACTTGTCACAACATGTCAGCAAACGCCGGGTCGGGCCGAAAACGGCCCGCACAATGCCGCTGTTACAAGTTTGGAGTCGGTGATGAACACCCCCGCCAATACCCGTCCCGACCGCATCGTGGTCGTCGACGATGATGCCCACATCCGCGACCTGCTGCGTCGCTACCTGTCGCAGGAAGGTTTCGAGGTCCTGCTCGCCGAAGACGCCAAGGCGCTGAACCGTGTGCTGACGCGCGACACGGTCGACCTGATCGTGCTGGACCTGATGCTGCCGGGCGAAGACGGCCTGTCGATCTGCCGCCGCCTGCGTGCGGCCAACGACCTGACGCCGATCATCATGCTCACCGCCAAGGTCGAGGACGTCGACCGCATCGTCGGCCTGGAAGTCGGCGCCGACGACTACCTGCCCAAGCCCTTCAACCCGCGCGAGCTGCTGGCGCGCATCCACGCCGTGCTGCGCCGCCGCCCGGCCCCGGAAGCGCCGGGCGCGCCGTCCAAGGAGCCGCAGGGCGTCAACTTCGGGCCCTTCGAGTTCGACCTGTCGCTGCGCCGCCTGTCCAAGAACGGCGAGCAGATCTCGCTGACCACCGGCGAGTTCTCGATGCTCAAGGCGCTGGTGCGCCACCCGCGCCAGCCGCTGTCGCGCGACAAGCTGGCGCAGCTGGCACGCGGGCGCGAGTTCGAACCCTTCGACCGCAGCCTGGACGTGCAGATCTCGCGCCTGCGCAAGATGCTCGAGCCCGACCCGGCGCAGCCGCGCTACATCCAGACCGTCTGGGGCGTGGGCTACGTCTTCGTGCCGGACGGCGCGAGCTGATGCCCGCCGGCGCTGACGCGCCGATGCGACAACCCGATGCGCGCCGCCCCCGGCGCGCCCTCCGAGCCCGCCCCGGCCCGCGACGCCGACGGCATCATCGCGGCCGATGGCACGAAAGACGATCGCCCTGAGCCTCTTCTGGCGCACCTTCTGCCTGCTGGCCATCCTGCTGGCCGGCGGGGTTTTCGCCTGGGTGCAGACCTTGCGCGCGCTGGAGTTCGAGCCGCGCGCGGTCGAGTCCGCACAGCAGATCGCCGGCCTGGTGAACCTGTCGCGCGCCGCGCTGCAGCAGGCCGACGGCATCAACCGCATCGCGCTCGTCAAGTCGCTGGGCCAGCAGGCGGCGGTGCGCGTCATGCCGCGCGAGCCGGGCGACCGCTGGGAAGGCTTCGAGGTCGACCGCTTCACGCGCCGCGTCGCGCGCGAGCTGAGGGCCGCGCTCGGCGAGGACGCGGTCGTCGCGCGCAGCGTCAACACCAAGCCGGGCTTGTGGGTCGGTTTCTCGATCGACGGCGACGCCTACTGGCTGCAGGTCGACGACAGCCACACCAGCCCGCTGACCAGCAACACCTGGTTCGTCTGGATCGGCATCGCGCTGCTGGCGACCCTCGTCGGCTCGGTGGCGATCGCGCGGCTGATCAACCGGCCGCTCAAACAGCTGTCCTTCGCCGCCAGCCGCATCCGCGAGGGCGACCTCGATTCGCGCCTGGATGAGAACACGCTGACCAGCGAGATCCGCGAGGTCAACCGCGGCTTCAACCGCATGGCGCGCGAACTGGCGCGTGTCGAGGAGGACCGCGCGGTGATGCTGGCCGGCATCAGCCACGACCTGCGCACCCCGCTGGCGCGGCTGCGGCTGGAAACCGAGATGAGCGTCTCCGACGACGAGGCCAAGCGCAACATGGCGCTGGACATCGACCAGCTCGACGCGATCATCGACAAGTTCATGGACTACGCGCGCCCGGGCGAGACGCAGATGCGCCCGGTGCACGTCTCGCAGCTGATCGACCGCGAGGCCGCCGGTTTCCGCGACCCGACGCAGATCCGCATCCACTCACGCGTGGCCATCGACCTGAAGGTGCTGGCCGACGAGACCGAGCTCGGCCGCGTCTTCTCCAACCTGTTCGAGAACGCGCGCCGCTACGGCCGCAACACCGACACCGGCATCGCCGAGGTGACGATCTCCTATGCGCGCACCGGCCCCTGGGTCATCGTCAGCGTGCGCGACACCGGCCCCGGCGTGCCTCCGGAGAAGCTGTCGCAGCTGACGACGCCGTTCTTCCGCGGCGACGCGGCGCGCACCGCCGCCACCGGCGCCGGCCTGGGCCTGGCCATCGTCGACAAGGCGATGCAGCGCATGGGCGGCAGCCTGGAACTGGCGAACGCGCCAGACGGCGGCCTGATGGCGCACATGCGGCTGCGCCGCGCGCCCTGATCAGGCGCGCACCAGCAGACAGGCAGCGCGCGTCTC is a window encoding:
- a CDS encoding TonB-dependent receptor is translated as MSRDPLRRFSPIAAACAALLAVGAVRPASAQQAPTTATPPSKAERIEITGSRIKRTEDESALPVQVITREEIIKSGVTTAAEAMRNLSANSGGLSDGGSISPGAYDQKGFNSANLRGIGTSSTLVLLNGRRMANFASPGDDAGVDLNNIPAAAIDRIEVLLDGASAVYGTDAISGVINFITRKDYTGAEVNVYVGDSQEGGAGKRAASVTAGYGTLADNGFNIFGVFDVQRTDALSTSQRSFIKDLKIPERLPHLLSGYTSPANIRLSGDQLEYLQSQGVQINGSLIDSRTINFSAPNCNPPANLHLPTGTGGAQACTYDYMRDTELYPKSEKLSFLGRGVTEIAGGHELFAEVALARAKTWYVGSAARVTGTIDYSLVPELAGLSGLQDVDPEIELRMRLEEAGRRTSELTSTSQRYVVGMSGSVGDWDYEWGLNHSVSSVSDRDTHGYLLYNELMQGIADGLVNPFGPSSAAGQALIDSIQVDNVVRRARGTMDSLDFSVTRSFGKLDGGPIGVALGGELRREKSTFNPSALLMSDNINNDFAPEGGEATSDQRRVAAFYGEMQLPLTKKLELQLAARFDHYEGVGNTANPKIGARYLVSPQWLLRSSFGTGFRAPSMNDLHRPTQYGTTSTLPDPVYCATVDNDLADCAWNWDTRHYSNAKLKPEHSRQFSLGTVFNPHPLWSVSLDYWNIQKRDVISEVGDDVILANLDKFENLVHRYNENEGLDGCDYNPDDNSICYIEMRKENRGRQKASGLDIVVEMKGLKTPAGVFGTRLAGTWMLQSEQQPSPELGYISNLGRFVTDGVVQRWRHRLSFDWERGAWSASIGNTYYSGYKDQNSAINTDDGSVVAKNRVKAYSLWDLSGAYEVSKDFTVRAGVQNVFDTAPPFSNQAYYFISGYDPSYTDPRGRFFYVSARYQIH
- a CDS encoding PEP-CTERM sorting domain-containing protein, with protein sequence MKKTLLSAALSAACLFAVSQPVAAAPLLFDRGLPSLNLNNAAGAARSNVTWSASGTEFTGDDFSIGVTGEKYRIDTITVWGAQFDPLSLDVANIALYFGRAGSALSRVSEGAVSGNANSNPNITHSFVSYADGVTDTYEGWGGGVYGIAQTVFSNLNLVIDGGVTYYFGVDGDQYEWWSHASNAALSGTPQQGADGKYLIFDKSDLGAVQVVDSQGNGWDKSSDINVRVTGEAIPEPATLALASMALLGLAAARRRRG
- a CDS encoding RelA/SpoT family protein yields the protein MRTAEPSEAAVDAAAIVELAARETGVAEDGAAALERARAFAEPLLAGHLLDTGEPALVHADGVAAILQAIGAAPSMRAAAYLVYAGDYLQHPEEMVAKAFGQSYASLVTHTRRLVQIQRATRAATVLEAQRQQQAEQVRKMLLAFSHDLRVVLLRLASRLQTLRWYAAERVPCPEVLAEETQQIFAPLANRLGIWQIKWELEDLAFRFLQPDEYKRIARLLDEKRVEREQRIEGARRRLRERLAEAGLRAEVYGRPKHLHSIWKKMRGKGLPIERVFDLSALRVIVDDVAGCYAALSRVHECYRAVDGEYDDYIARPKPNGYQSLHTVVLDDDGRALEVQIRTRAMHEHAEHGVAAHWMYKEAGVRGYAGVSAAGDFNERLAEARKAVLRELLAWERDFATTQDATASAVFDDRIYVFTPQVNVIDLPVGGTPVDFAYALHTDLGHRCRGARVDGAMVPLNTALVSGQTIEIVAAKEGGPSMDWLNPELGYLKSPRAKAKVRAWFNAQAQGLTIARGRELVEKLLQREGKTAVKLESLAEQLGFKTADALFEVVGKDEFSLRNIEQILRPAAPAPAEEDEGIALRRPRHEGSGKGKGGVLVVGVDSLLTTLARCCRPAPPDTIGGFVTRAKGVAIHRRDCTNFRHMAQKDPGRVIEVEWGRERDGVYPLDVIIEASDRQGLLRDISEVFAKEKMNVIGVHTQSVKDARGGTAWMTFTIEVSDTARLAQVLKHLAGIGGVRHARRR
- a CDS encoding alpha/beta fold hydrolase, giving the protein MNPRLADVSCLDSRGLHRMAYWEWGDPSARHAVVCVHGLSRQGRDFDTLAMDLAPQLRVVCPDIVGRGRSGRLADPAGYTVPQYVADIVTLLARLDVDTVDWVGTSMGGLIGLGVASLAGSPVRRLVLNDVGPAIEPAALERIKGYLGQPVRWASVEDAAEAIRQVSLGFGSHTPEQWLALTRPQLVADGDGWIPHYDPAIAVPFRAMTPEIAAAGEAALWAAWDGLGCPTLLLRGADSDLLSRATAEAMTRRGPRAQLHEFAGVGHAPMLVQPEQRAVVRDFLLS
- a CDS encoding 3-hydroxybutyrate dehydrogenase — protein: MLQGKTALVTGSTSGIGLGMAVALAQQGAKLMLNGFGDVDAALQTVRAAGSGEVAYHGADMRRPDEIEDLVHQCERQFGGPDIVVNNAGIQHVALVEDFPVERWDAIIAINLSSAFHTMRVALPGMKHRGWGRVINVASVHGLVASAGKSAYVAAKHGIVGLTRAAALECARSGVTVNAICPGWVLTPLVQKQIDARAAEHGLSNEEAERQLLAEKEPSLRFTTPEQLAALALFLCSPAGDNVLGTAWNMDGGWTAQ
- a CDS encoding SIMPL domain-containing protein (The SIMPL domain is named for its presence in mouse protein SIMPL (signalling molecule that associates with mouse pelle-like kinase). Bacterial member BP26, from Brucella, was shown to assemble into a channel-like structure, while YggE from E. coli has been associated with resistance to oxidative stress.) produces the protein MPFARKAFAAAAFGLAAAAQAQTLPPPQNVVSLSASATAEVPRDMLSVSFSTSREGPDAQTVQSQLKQALDAALAEARKVAKPGQIELHTGGFSLYPRYSSKGVANGWQGSAELVAEGRDVAGIAQLTGRVQTMTIARVGYSLSREAREKAEAELSAEAIARFRAKADTISRQFGFGGWGIREVSVSASEPPSGVFPMAMKARAAMADEALPVEAGKASVTVSVSGSVQMSAK
- the ompR gene encoding osmolarity response regulator transcription factor OmpR is translated as MNTPANTRPDRIVVVDDDAHIRDLLRRYLSQEGFEVLLAEDAKALNRVLTRDTVDLIVLDLMLPGEDGLSICRRLRAANDLTPIIMLTAKVEDVDRIVGLEVGADDYLPKPFNPRELLARIHAVLRRRPAPEAPGAPSKEPQGVNFGPFEFDLSLRRLSKNGEQISLTTGEFSMLKALVRHPRQPLSRDKLAQLARGREFEPFDRSLDVQISRLRKMLEPDPAQPRYIQTVWGVGYVFVPDGAS